In Phalacrocorax aristotelis chromosome 25, bGulAri2.1, whole genome shotgun sequence, the following proteins share a genomic window:
- the LOC142048358 gene encoding protein MRP-126-like isoform X2, with the protein MDVIIDIFHKYSRQEGDSDTLTKNELKLLIQSQLANYLRHVKNKATIDQIMNDLDINKDQQISFSETMLLITRVTIATHEHLHEVEDQQQQQQQQHKHQHHH; encoded by the exons ATGGATGTCATCATCGATATCTTCCACAAGTACTCGAGACAGGAGGGTGACAGTGACACCCTGACCAAGAACGAGCTGAAGCTCCTGATTCAGAGCCAGCTTGCGAACTACCTGAGG CACGTGAAAAACAAGGCCACCATTGACCAAATCATGAATGACCTTGATATCAACAAGGATCAGCAGATCAGCTTCTCCGAGACAATGTTGCTGATCACCCGTGTGACCATTGCCACCCACGAACACCTCCATGAGGTCGaggaccagcagcagcagcagcagcagcagcacaaacaccAACACCACCACTGA
- the LOC142048358 gene encoding protein MRP-126-like isoform X1, whose amino-acid sequence MSKTPQGQEQLSELEKSMDVIIDIFHKYSRQEGDSDTLTKNELKLLIQSQLANYLRHVKNKATIDQIMNDLDINKDQQISFSETMLLITRVTIATHEHLHEVEDQQQQQQQQHKHQHHH is encoded by the exons ATGAGCAAG ACCCCCCAGGGCCAGGAACAGCTCTCTGAGCTGGAGAAGTCCATGGATGTCATCATCGATATCTTCCACAAGTACTCGAGACAGGAGGGTGACAGTGACACCCTGACCAAGAACGAGCTGAAGCTCCTGATTCAGAGCCAGCTTGCGAACTACCTGAGG CACGTGAAAAACAAGGCCACCATTGACCAAATCATGAATGACCTTGATATCAACAAGGATCAGCAGATCAGCTTCTCCGAGACAATGTTGCTGATCACCCGTGTGACCATTGCCACCCACGAACACCTCCATGAGGTCGaggaccagcagcagcagcagcagcagcagcacaaacaccAACACCACCACTGA